In one Zymobacter palmae genomic region, the following are encoded:
- a CDS encoding FKBP-type peptidyl-prolyl cis-trans isomerase: MQIAQNSVVAFHYKLTNDAGEVVDSSEGREPLTYIHGAGNIIPGLEKQLEGHKAGDSLTAHVEAAEAYGEKNPQMIQQVPAAAFQGVENVEPGMQFQAQTEQGPLLVTVVDVEGDTVTVDGNHPLAGQALHFDVTVDSVREASEEELAHGHVHGAGGVHH; encoded by the coding sequence ATGCAGATTGCCCAGAACTCAGTCGTCGCTTTCCATTACAAGCTCACCAACGATGCTGGAGAAGTAGTGGATAGCTCCGAAGGCCGTGAGCCGCTGACGTACATCCACGGCGCGGGCAACATCATTCCGGGTCTGGAAAAGCAGCTGGAAGGCCACAAAGCTGGTGATTCACTGACAGCTCACGTCGAAGCCGCCGAAGCATACGGTGAAAAGAACCCGCAGATGATCCAGCAGGTTCCGGCCGCAGCATTCCAGGGCGTTGAAAACGTCGAACCGGGCATGCAGTTCCAGGCACAGACCGAACAGGGCCCGCTGCTGGTTACCGTCGTTGACGTTGAAGGCGACACCGTCACCGTTGACGGCAACCACCCGCTGGCAGGCCAAGCACTGCACTTCGACGTTACCGTTGACTCCGTTCGTGAAGCGTCCGAAGAAGAACTGGCACACGGTCACGTTCACGGCGCAGGTGGCGTACACCACTAA